The following DNA comes from Microbacterium foliorum.
CCCTCGGCAACAAGAACGAGAAGATGCTCAGCGTCTTCGCCGACCACCCCGCCAACCTCGCGCTGCTCACCGCCGAGTGGCACAAGCCCACGCTCTACGACGAGTTCCTGCGCTACGCGTCGCGGCGCGGCCTGCCGATCCCGGCCGAGATCCTCGACCGCGACGTGCGCCTCCCTTACCGGGAGACCCAGGAGCTCGTGCCCGCGATCCGCGAGATCTACCAGAACCACCAGCAGCACTGGGACCTCTACGAGGCCTGCGAAGACCTCGTCGATCTCGAGGACAACTTCCAGTTCTGGCGCTTCCGTCACCTGAAGACCGTCGCGCGCACGATCGGCATGAAGGTCGGCACCGGCGGCTCGAGCGGAGTCGGCTTCCTGCAGCGCGCGCTCGACCTGACGTTCTTCCCCGAGCTCTACACCGTGCGCACCGAGATCGGCGGCTGATGCACGCGGCGACCTTCTTCGACGGCGAAGGATGGCGCGACGGCATCGTCGAGTTCGACGGCGAGCGGATGCTGCTGCGCGACGAGTCGCCGGCATCCGATCTGCACCTCCCCGGTCTGCCGAGGCTCGACGGCGTGATCATCGGCGGCTTCACCGACCACCACGTGCACCTGCAGCTCGTCGATCACGAGCTGCTGCGCGGGTCGACGCTCGGCCGCGTGATCGACCTCGGCGCGAATCCGACGGTTGTCGCCACGCTCTCCGCTGCCCTGCGCGAGGCTGGAAAAGCATGCGCGAACTCGAGCGGGGCCAAAAACGCATCCGCAGATCCTCGCGGGGCCAAAAGCGCATCCGAAACGACGGTTTCCGATGCGTTTTTGACCCCGCACCAGAGAACGACACCGCATGAGACACCGCACCGGACACCGCACCCTGTCTCGATCGAGTTCGCCGGCGCGTTCCTCACGCCCGTCGGCGGCTATCCGAGCGACCGCGACTGGGCACCAGAGGGGTCGTTCCGCGAGATCGCGGACAGGGCGACCGCCGAACGGGCGGTGGCCGAGATGGCGGATGCCGGAGCATCCTGCATCAAGGTCGCGAGCAACGCCACCGCAGGCCCCGTCTTCGACGATGACCTGTTCCGCGCTATCGTCGTCGCTGCATCCGCACACGGCCTCTCCGTCGTCGCCCACGCCGAAGGCGCGGGAGAAGCACAGCGCGCAGCCCGCCTCGGCGCCGCGCGCCTCGCCCACTCACCGTTCACCGAGCGCTTCGACGATGCCGAGATCACCACCCAGGCGGCATCCCTCTCGTGGATCTCGACGCTCGCGATCCACGACGCCGACAGCGCGGAAAGGACCATGGTCGTCGACAATGTGCGCCGCTTCCACGCGGCCGGCGGCTCCGTGCTCTACGGGACCGACATGGGCAACGGCCCGACGCCCGTCGGACTGAACTCCGCCGAGCTCGCCGCCCTCCGCGACGCCGGGATCGACGGCATCGACCTGCTCCGCACGCTCGCCCCGCAGAACCCTCTCGACCCCGCATCCGTGCTCCTGAAACTTTCCGGCACCGACGCCGATCCGACACTCGCCCGCCCGCTGACCAGCGCCGATCTGAAGGCTTGACATGACCGACACCCGCGACGCCGCGACCATCGAACGCTCGCTCCTCGACCTCGCCGGCGCCCTCGATGCCGCCGACCCGCTGCACGCCCACCTCGACGCGTTCGTCGAGGCTCCGGGGGTCGGCGCCTACCTCGACGGCAATTCGCTCGGTCGACCACTCAAGGACACTCCCGAGAAGCTCGCCGCGTTCGTGCGCGACGACTGGGGCACAAGGCTGATCCGCTCGTGGGACGAGCAGTGGATGGCGCTGCCGATGGAGCTCGGCGATCGCATCGGGCGCGTCACCCTCGGTGCCGCCGCGGGGCAGACCGTCGTGGCCGACTCGACCAGCGTGCTGATCTACAAGCTGATGCGCGCCGCCGCGACCGCAGACCCGGCCCGCACCGAGCTCGTGATCGAGTCGGGCAACTTCCCCACCGACCGGTTCATGGCCGAGGGCGTCGCCGCCGAGACCGGCATGACGGTGCGGTGGATCGAGCCCGATCCGGTGCTCGGAGTGCAGATCGCCGACGTGGTCGCCGCCATCTCCGAGCGCACGGCTCTCGTCTCGCTCAGCCACGTCGACTACCGTTCCGGCGCCCTCGCCGACATGCCCGGCATCACGACCGCGGTGCACGAGGTGGGCGCGCTGATGATGTGGGACCTATGCCACTCGGCCGGCGTGATCCCGATGCAGCTCGACGCCTGGGGCGTCGACATGGCGGTCGGATGCACGTACAAGTACCTCAACGGCGGCCCCGGCTCCCCCGCGTTCGCCTACCTGCGACGCGAGCACCAGGGCGTCCTGCGCCAGCCGATCCAGGGCTGGTGGAGCGCCGCAGACATCTTCGCGATGGGTCCGCAGTACGCGCCGGCCGGCGATATCCGGCAGCTGCTCAGCGGCACTCCGCCGATCACCTCGATGCTCGCGATGCAGGGGATGCTCGACCTCATCGAGCAGGCGTCGATCGAGGCGATCCGCGAGAAGTCGCTCTCCCTCACCGACTTCGCCGTGCGCGCGTACGACGAAGCGCTGGCGCCCCTCGGCGTGCGGCTGCTCAGCACGCGCGACGCCGCACTTCGCGGCAGCCACGTCACGATCGGCCACCCCGACTTCCGCGCCGTGACGCAGCGACTGTGGGCCGACGGGATCATTCCCGACTTCCGCTTCCCCGACGGCATCCGCCTGGGGCTCTCGCCGCTCAGCACCTCGTATGCCGAGACGCTCACCGGCATCCTCGCCGTGCGCGACGCCCTGGAGTCGCATGACCGCTGAGCTCGCCGAGCATCCCGAGACGGGCCCCGTGCTCGACGACATCGATGCGCGCCCCGGCAGCACGGCATCCCTGCTGCGCACCCTGGTGGGGCTGTACCTGCGCCCGCTCGGCGGCTGGATCTCGGCGGCCGACCTGGTCGCACTCGCCGGCGATCTCGGGATCCCCACGGCGCAGGCGCGCACCGGCGTCACCCGCCTCAAGCAGAAGGGGCTGCTGCTCGCCGAGCGCCGGCACGCGATCGGCTATCTGCTGAATCCGGATGCCGCCACGATGCTCGAGCGGGGCGACCGACGCATCTTCGAGATGCGCGAGATGACGGATGCCGACACGTGGTGCCTCATCTCGTTCTCGATGCCCGAGAGCGCCCGCGCGACGAGACACCAGCTCCGCCGCCGCCTGCAGTGGATCGGGGCGGGCGTCGTATCCCCCGCCCTGTGGATCTGCCCCGGGCATCTGCAGGGCGAGGTGCTCGACATCGTCGACGACCTCGACGCCAGAGACTGGGTGACGCTGTTCCAGGCCGGCGCACCGACGACCGCGCGCACGCTGCCCGAGGCAGCCGCGGACTGGTGGGACCTCGACGCGCTGCGCGCCGAGCACCTCGAGTTCCAGTCGTCGCTCGAGACGCTTCCGGACGCGCCGTTCGCCGCCTACGTGCGGCTGATCGACCGCTGGCGCGTGCTGCCCTACATCGATCCGGGCCTGCCGCCCTCGATGCTCCCGGCCGACTGGCCGGGCAGGCGCAGCGTCGACGAGTTCCAGAGGCTGTCGACGGAGCTGTCGGATGCCGCGTGGCAGCGCGTGCGGGAGATCACCTCGGCGGCGCGGTCGTAGCCCGCACCACCAGCCGCGTCGGCAGGATCACGTGCATCTCGTCGACCTCCTGCCCCGAGAGCAGCGTGAACACCATGTCGGCCGCGACGGCGCCGAGTCTACGCATCGGCTGCTGGATCGTCGTGAGCGGCAGCGCCCGCCTGGTGGCCTCGGGCACGTCATCGAACCCGATCACAGACAGATCGTCCGGCACCCGCAGACCCAGCTCGTGGGCGACGTCGATCACCGCGATCGCCGACAGGTCGTTCGCCGCGAAGATCGCCGTCGGTCGGGACTCGCCGCTCAGCATGATGCGGGCGGATTCCCTGGTCACATCGAGCTCGTAGCGGCCGATGCCGACGAGTGACGGATCGAGAGGGATCCCTGCGTCCGAGAGTGCCCTGCGGTAGCCGGCATCGCGGAGCCCGGCGGATCTGAGGTCGGGGCGACCTGCGAGGAAGCCGATGCGGCGGTGGCCGAGCTCGATCAGGTGTCTGGTCGCAGTGAGCGCGCCACCGAAGCTGTCGGATTCGACCGTGGGCAGGTCAGCACGACCCGTATGGGGATCGATCGCGACCACCGGGATCTCGGTGCCGGCGCTGACGACCGTCGGGGTGACCATGATCGCGGCATCGATCAGCGTGCCCGAGAGTCTGCTCAGCGATCGCCGCTCCCAGCCGTCGCCTGCGCCGAGGTGCGAACCGCTGTAGGCGAGCAGGTCGAACGCCGTGTCGTGCACGGCCGAGCCGACGCCTTTGAGGATCTCCGCACTGAAGGGTTCGAAGTCCGCCAGGAGCACACCGATCACACCCGTTCGCCGAGCCCTCATGCTGCTCGCGACGAGGCTCGACTCGTACCCGAGCTGCTTCACGGCGTCGAGGACCCGCTGCACGGTGGCATCCGCTATCCCATATCGGCCGTTCACGGCTTTCGAGACGGTCGACACCGACACTCCAGCCGCTTTCGCGACGTCGTGGATCGTCGTGCGTGCCCCCATGAGACGCCAGCGTAGCCGGGTTTCCAGATCGATGGAAACTGTTTTCGAAAACGTTTGACGATCGACTGGTCCGGCTGGAGACTCATGCCACTGCGGTCTCACCTGAGCGTCCGCAGGCGCCCCGCAGCGAAGCGGCGCGCAACTCGATGAGGAGAACGATCACATGAACAGCAGAAGGCTCCCCCTCGCCTCCGCGGTCGCAGCATTGGCCGTCGGAGCGCTCGCGCTCTCGGGCTGCACCGCAGACTCGTCCGGCACCGACGGCGGCGACACCAGCATGACCCTCTGGCACAACTCGACGACAGGCCCCGGAGTGGAGTTCTGGGAGCAGACGGTCGCCGACTTCGAGAGCGACAATCCGGGCGTCACGATCGACATCCAATCGGTCCAGAACGAGGATCTCGACGGCAAGCTGCAGACCGCCCTCAACTCGGGAGACGCCCCCGACATCTTCCTGCAGCGCGGCGGCGGCAAGATGGCCGCGATGGTCAAGGCCGGCCAGCTGAAGGACCTCACCGACGCGATCGCAGGCCCCGCGGCCGAAGAGATCCCCGATGCGTCGTACTCGGCGAACAGCCTCGACGGCAAGATCTACGCCATGCCCGTCGCCGTGCTGCCCGGTGGCCTGTTCTACAGCCAAGACCTCTTCGACCAGGCGGGGATCACCGAGAACCCGACGACCCTCGACGAGCTCGAGGCGGCCACGGTCGCCCTCAAGGGCGCCGGGATCGACCCCATCGCCCTCGGCGCCAAGGACGCCTGGCCCGCAGCGCACTGGTACTACTGGTTCGCCCTGCGCGAGTGCAGCTCCGACACACTCGCCAAGGCCGCCGACGAGATGGACTTCACCGACGAGTGCTGGGTGCGTGCGGGTGAGGACCTGCAGTCGTTCGCCGAGACCGAGCCCTTCAACTCGGGCTTCCTGACGACTCCTGCCCAGCAGGGCGCCGGCAGCTCTGCCGGGCTGATCGCCAACCACCAGGCCGCCATGGAGCTCATGGGCGCGTGGAACCCCGGCGTCATCGGCTCGCTCACTCCTGACCAGCAGCCGCTGGCCGACCTCGGCTGGTTCCCCTTCCCCGAGATCGACGGCGGAGACGGCGAACCCGGTTCGATGATGGGTGGCGTCGACGGCTACTCGTGCTCGGTCGACGCACCCGACGCATGCGTCGACTTCCTGAACTACATCGGCACCTCGGACGTGCAGACCGCCTACTACAAGGCCTTCAACGCCCCGCCGGTCAACACCGTCGCGCAGGAGGCCGTCACCGAGCCCTACCTGCAGACCATCCTCGAGGCGTACAACGCGGCTCCGTACGCGACGCAGTGGCTCGACACCGTCTACGGCCAGAACGTGGGCAACGCACTGAACGTCGCAGTGGTCGATCTGCTCGCGGGCAACAGCGACGCGGAGGACCTGGTCAAGGCTGTGCAGGATGCCGCAGCGAAAGCGTGACACGCGTGCCCGGCTGGAAGTGATGCTTCTGGCCGGGCCCGCCCTGCTCGTCTTCCTCGCCTTCGTCATCTTCCCGGTGCTGATGGCGGCGTACTACGGCTTCTTCAGCTGGCAGGGCTACGGCCCGCCCACCGAGTTCGTCGGGCTGAAGAACTACCTCACGATCCTCCAGGATCCGCTGTTCCACGACGCGCTCGCGCACAACGGCTTCATCCTGGTGTTCTCCCTCGTGCTCCAGGGTCCGGTCGCCATCGTGCTGGCGCTGCTGCTGAACCGCAAGATGCGAGGTCAGTCGCTGATCCGCGTGCTGATCTTCGTGCCCTACGTGATCTCCGAGGTCGTCGTGGGCACGGGGTGGAGCCTGATGCTGCAGACCAACGGCGCGCTCAACGCGATGCTGACGAACATGGGTCTGGGGTTCCTGGCGACCGATTGGCTGTCTGACCCCGGGATCGCGATCTGGACGCTGATGGCGATCATCACGTGGAAGTACGTGGGCTTCGCGGTCATCCTGTTCCTCGCCGGCCTGCAGGGCATTCCGGAGGAGCTGAACGAGGCCGCGGCCATCGACGGCGCCTCCTACTGGCAGATCCAGTGGCGGATCACGCTGCCGCTGCTCGCGCCGACCCTGCGCATCTGGGCGTTCCTGTCGATCATCGGCTCGCTGCAGCTGTTCGACCTCGTCTACATCATCTGGGGGCAGTACATCGCATCCACCGCGGGCACCTCGACCATGGCGACGTACATGGTCTCGGAGGGGCGCAACGCCGGCAACTACGGCTACGGCAACGCGGTCGCGGTCGTGCTCTTCCTCATCTCGCTCGTGGTCGCTCTCATCTATCAGCGCGCCGTGCTGCGCAAGGACACGGACGGCGCCCTCACCGGCGCCTCGGGCAGGAAGAAGGACTCCCGCTCGCGCGCCCGGCAGGATGCCGCCCTGCAGCATGCCGGCGCAGAGGCCGACGCGGCTGCAGACGCCACCACACAGAAGGAGTCCGTCCGATGACCGCCACCTCGGTGCTCGTCACCCAGCGCAAGGCCCGCACGGGTCGCACCGCGAAGCCCCGGCTGCCGTGGGCCAACCCCGCCGTGTACTTCGTCGCGCTGATCGCGGTCGGTCTGATGCTGGCGCCCATCGCCTACATCATCACCGGCGGGTTCCGCACGAACGCGCAGATCACGACCGATCCGTCCGGGTTCCCGCAGCCGTGGGTGGTGTCGAACTACCTCGACGTACTCACCGGCAGCGTGTTCTGGCGACTGGTGGGCAACTCGACCATCGTCGCTCTCGCGACCACCGTCGGCACGGTCGCCCTGGGACTGATGGCGGCCTACGTCCTCGCGAGGTACCGGTTCGCCGGCCGAGGAGTGCTCTACGCCTTCTTCGCCGCAGGGCTGATGTTCCCTCTGACCGTCGCGATCACCCCGCTGTACATCGTGGTGCGCAGTCTCGGACTGATGAACTCGCTCGGCGGAGTGATCCTGCCCCAGATCGCGTTCGCGCTGCCGACGACCATCATCATCCTCGTGCCGTTCCTGCGCGCCATCCCCGATGAGATCCAGGAGGCCGCGTTCATCGACGGATGCAGCCGCATCGGGTTCTTCTGGCGGATGGTGCTGCCGCTCTCGCTCCCGGGAGTCATCACCACCGGCATCCTGGCGTTCATCGGCAGCTGGAACGGCTACCTGCTGCCGCTGTTCATCCTCAACGATCAAGCCGCGTACACGCTGCCGCTCGGCGTGCAGTCGTTCGCATCCCAATACTCCGTGGACACCGCGAAAGTGCTCGCATTCACATCGCTGTCGATGATCCCGGCGCTGATCTTCTTCAGCCTGTTCGAGCGGCGCATCGTGGGAGGGCTGACCGGTGCAGTCAAGGGCTGATGCGGTCGCCGTCGCGACACCCCACGTCGACGAGAACGAGAAAGAGAACATGATGTTGCAGCCCGCAGGCTCCGCGCCGCACTCCCCCCGCGTCGAGGCGCTCCTCGCCCGCATGACCCTGGAAGAGAAGCAGGCGCAGCTCGTCGGCTTCTGGGTCGACCAGGGCGTCGAGGTGGTCGCCCCGATGTCGGGCGAGAAGAAGAGCTCGACGCGCTACGAGGATGCCTCCGCGCATGGCATCGGTCACCTCACCCGCGTGTACGGCACCCGACCCGTCGACCCCGTCGAGCGGGCGGCCTGGCTGTGGACCGAGCAGCGCCGACTTCAGCAGCAGACGCGGCTGGGCATTCCGGCGCTCGTGCACGAGGAGTGCCTGACGGGTCTCGCCGCGTGGAAGGCGGCGACCTTCCCGACGCCGCTGGCGTGGGGGGCGGCCTTCGACCCCGAGCTCGTGGAGGAGGTCGGTCGGGCCATCGGCTCGTCGATGCGGTCCCTCGGCATCCATCAGGGCCTGGCTCCGGTGCTCGACGTCATCCGCGACCCCCGCTGGGGTCGGGTCGACGAGTGCATCGCCGAAGACCCCCTGGTCGTCGGCCGGGTGGGCACCGCATATGTCCGCGGCCTGCAGTCCGAGGGCGTGCACGCGACCCTGAAGCACTTCATCGGATACTCCGCCTCGAAGGCCGGACGCAACCACGCGCCCGTGAGTGCAGGCCTGCGTGAGATCGAGGACGTGCTGCTTCCGCCGTTCGAGATGGCGATCCACGAGGGCGGTGCACGCAGCGTCATGAACTCCTACGTCGACATCGACGGTGTGCCCGTCACCGCCGACGCGCGCTATCTCACCGGCATCCTGCGCGATCGCTGGGGATTCGACGGCGTTGTCGTGTCGGACTACTTCGCGGTCGACTTCCTGCACAGCATGCATCGGGCCGCCGCCGACTCGGCCGACGCCGCTCGGCTCGCGCTCACCGCGGGAATCGACGTCGAGCTGCCCTCGCCCGATGCCTTCGCCACCCTCGCCGAGCAGGTGCGCGACGGTCGGCTCCCCGCCGAGATCCTCGACAGGGCGGTGGGGCGGGTGCTCGCGCAGAAGGAGGAGCTCGGATTGCTGGATGCCGACTTCACCACCCCTCCGACGGCCGTCGACCTGGACCCGGCCGAGCACCGAGCGCTCGCTCGGCGCCTCGCCGAGGAGTCGATCGTGCTGCTGAGCAACGACGGCGCACTCCCCCTCGCACCGACGACGACCTCGCGGATCGCAGTGGTCGGTCCCAACGCCGACAGCGCCGAGGCGCTGATGGGCTGCTACTCGTTCGTCAACCACGTGCTCGCCCATCACCCCGACACCCCCGCGGGCATCGATCTGCCGACGGTCACCGCATCGCTGCGCCACGAGTTCCCTGCAGCCGAGATCACCTCGACGATCGGGTGCGAGGTCGACGGCTCCGACCGCTCCGGCATCCCCGCCGCGGTCGAAGCCGCCGCTGCGGCCGACGTCGCGATCGTCGTCGTGGGCGACCGCGCCGGCCTCTTCGGACGAGGCACGGTCGGCGAAGGCAACGACGTCGACGACCTCGAACTCCCCGGCATCCAGCGAGAGCTGGTCGAGGCTGTCGTCGCGACGGGCACTCCGGTGATCCTGATCGCGATGACCGGGCGTCCCTACGTGCTCGACTGGGCGCTGCCGGCTCGCGCGGGTGCCGCAGGGACCATGACCGGGCTCGGAGCGGTCGACGCGTCGGCCTCCGCGAACGCGGTGTCTGCGGGGATCCCCGCAGCGGTGCTGCAGACGTTCTTCCCCGGCGAGGAGGGCGGTCCCGCTCTCGCACGGCTGCTGAGCGGCCGCGTCGCACCGTCCGGGCGGCTGCCGGTGTCGCTGCCGCGGTCGGCCGGGGCACAGCCGTACTCGTATCTGCACCCCGTGCTCGGCGGACGCACGGATGTCACGAGTGCCGATTCGACTCCGGTGCGGCCCTTCGGCTTCGGCCTGAGCTACACGACCTTCGCGCACGACGCACTCACGGTTCCCGAGTCGGTCGCCGCGGGCGAGACTTTCCGGGTGACGGTGCGGGTGCGCAACACGGGTGCGGTCGCGGCGACGGATGTCGTGCAGCTGTATGCGCACGACGAGGTCGGGAGCGTGACCCGCCCGCTCGCCCAGCTGCTGGACTTCCGGCGGGTCGCGCTCGCGCCCGGTGCCGACGCGCTCGTCGAGTTCGACGTGCCGATCGACCGGCTCGCCTTGACGGGGCTCGACGGCGTCAAGCGGGTCGAGCCCGGCGCCATCCGCCTCTGGGTCGGTGCCGCCTGCGACGACGAGGAAACGGTGGCGCGCCTCGAGATCGTGTGAGGGTCAGCTCCGCACGGCCGCGATGAACGCGCTCACGTGCTCCTGCAGCTTGAGGATGCGCAGCTCGCGCGCGAGTTCGCGGTCGTAGCCGTCGTAGGCCAGCGGCGGCAGCATCCGCACGTTCTGCGAGCATCCGAATTCCGCGCAGACGAGGTTGCCGATGCTGTCGCCCTTGCGACCGGCCGGACCGGCCTTGCGGGCGACGTAGAGCTGCACGTCGTGGCGCAGGGTGACGTCCTCGCACCACGAGCACTGGGCTCGCGAGATCACGCGCTGCTCGGCGCGCTGAAGGAACACCCCGGTGACGACGTCATCGACCCACGCGACGACGTACGAGCGGCGAGGCAGCTTGGGGTCGACCCAGCCGAGGTAGTCGAGCTTCTCGAAGTCGAGATCGGCGAAGCCGGCGGGCAGCGTGAGGTCGGAGACCTCCTTGCGGGAGGCGTTGATGAAGGAGGCGCGCAGGGTGCGCTCGTCGATGGGACGCATGAGAGAGGTGCTTTCGTGTGAGCCGCGGACCGCGGCGGAGGAAGAGAGTGGGAGAAGGCATCCGAGCGGATGCGGGGTACGACGCGGCTCCGGGGCGGGATGTTCCGCCTCCGGCCGATCGTCAGCCTCTGTCCGTGGCGCTGAACGCGCCCACGGCTCCCCACTGCGCTCTATCCGGGATCCGGAGAGCACTCTTCGACAACAGCACCCGGCGAGTCTACGCCCGTTTGTTTCACACCGTGTCGGTGCGGGTTCCGTCTCTCGTGAGGCCGACCTACTCTTGCCGGAACGTCCGCTCACGAAGGAGACCACCGTGTCCACGCCGCTGAACCACCTTTCGCCCCTCTCGGTGCGTGAGCGTTCTGCGTGCATGTGCCGACACGGATTCGCCTGCTCCTCGTTCGCGGCGGGTCACGCGCTGCACCTGATCCAGGCGCGCATCGCCTCGGCGACGTCCGCCGAGTGGGCCGACGCGATCGTCGAGCATGCCGACGCCGCGTCCGGAGACCTGCTCGTGCGCACGCTCGACGGAACGTCACACGCTCTGTGGAACGCCTCGGGTGCGGCGCTCGAGGCTCCTGCGGGCACGCCGATCGCGCTGCACGTGCGTTACGGCGTGCTGGCCGTCGGCCGCACGCAGTTCAACGTCGCAGTCGGCTGAGCGCGTTTCGTCTCGGGCGGCTTCGCCGTCCTCGCTCAACGACCGGGGACGATGCGGGGACCGCTCAGGCGGTCGCCATCATCATGTCCTTGACGGCCATGCACGAGTCCATGCAGTCCTTGCAGGCCTGAGCGCACATCTTGCAGACCTCGCTGTGGTCGGCGTGCTGCATGCACTCGTCCATGCACGTCTGGCACATGGCGATGCAGGCGTCGAGCATGGCCATCATCGACGCGGGGGTCATGCCCTGCATCCGCATCATCGACCGCATCATCGTGTTGCACATGTCGGCGCAGTTCATGCACGCCGGCGAGCAGTCCATCATCTGGGTCGAGCACACCGTGCACGCCTGCTCGCAGGCCGAACA
Coding sequences within:
- a CDS encoding tryptophan 2,3-dioxygenase, translating into MSTENNERELEAGIVTDLSGRMTYGSYLSLDQLLTAQNPVSVPEHHDELLFIIQHQTTELWLKQLLHELSSARELLASDDLREALKRVARVKRIQDVMTQQWGILATLTPTEYAQFRGALGNSSGFQSVQYRAVEFALGNKNEKMLSVFADHPANLALLTAEWHKPTLYDEFLRYASRRGLPIPAEILDRDVRLPYRETQELVPAIREIYQNHQQHWDLYEACEDLVDLEDNFQFWRFRHLKTVARTIGMKVGTGGSSGVGFLQRALDLTFFPELYTVRTEIGG
- a CDS encoding amidohydrolase family protein; its protein translation is MHAATFFDGEGWRDGIVEFDGERMLLRDESPASDLHLPGLPRLDGVIIGGFTDHHVHLQLVDHELLRGSTLGRVIDLGANPTVVATLSAALREAGKACANSSGAKNASADPRGAKSASETTVSDAFLTPHQRTTPHETPHRTPHPVSIEFAGAFLTPVGGYPSDRDWAPEGSFREIADRATAERAVAEMADAGASCIKVASNATAGPVFDDDLFRAIVVAASAHGLSVVAHAEGAGEAQRAARLGAARLAHSPFTERFDDAEITTQAASLSWISTLAIHDADSAERTMVVDNVRRFHAAGGSVLYGTDMGNGPTPVGLNSAELAALRDAGIDGIDLLRTLAPQNPLDPASVLLKLSGTDADPTLARPLTSADLKA
- a CDS encoding kynureninase; amino-acid sequence: MTDTRDAATIERSLLDLAGALDAADPLHAHLDAFVEAPGVGAYLDGNSLGRPLKDTPEKLAAFVRDDWGTRLIRSWDEQWMALPMELGDRIGRVTLGAAAGQTVVADSTSVLIYKLMRAAATADPARTELVIESGNFPTDRFMAEGVAAETGMTVRWIEPDPVLGVQIADVVAAISERTALVSLSHVDYRSGALADMPGITTAVHEVGALMMWDLCHSAGVIPMQLDAWGVDMAVGCTYKYLNGGPGSPAFAYLRREHQGVLRQPIQGWWSAADIFAMGPQYAPAGDIRQLLSGTPPITSMLAMQGMLDLIEQASIEAIREKSLSLTDFAVRAYDEALAPLGVRLLSTRDAALRGSHVTIGHPDFRAVTQRLWADGIIPDFRFPDGIRLGLSPLSTSYAETLTGILAVRDALESHDR
- a CDS encoding PaaX family transcriptional regulator encodes the protein MTAELAEHPETGPVLDDIDARPGSTASLLRTLVGLYLRPLGGWISAADLVALAGDLGIPTAQARTGVTRLKQKGLLLAERRHAIGYLLNPDAATMLERGDRRIFEMREMTDADTWCLISFSMPESARATRHQLRRRLQWIGAGVVSPALWICPGHLQGEVLDIVDDLDARDWVTLFQAGAPTTARTLPEAAADWWDLDALRAEHLEFQSSLETLPDAPFAAYVRLIDRWRVLPYIDPGLPPSMLPADWPGRRSVDEFQRLSTELSDAAWQRVREITSAARS
- a CDS encoding LacI family DNA-binding transcriptional regulator; this encodes MGARTTIHDVAKAAGVSVSTVSKAVNGRYGIADATVQRVLDAVKQLGYESSLVASSMRARRTGVIGVLLADFEPFSAEILKGVGSAVHDTAFDLLAYSGSHLGAGDGWERRSLSRLSGTLIDAAIMVTPTVVSAGTEIPVVAIDPHTGRADLPTVESDSFGGALTATRHLIELGHRRIGFLAGRPDLRSAGLRDAGYRRALSDAGIPLDPSLVGIGRYELDVTRESARIMLSGESRPTAIFAANDLSAIAVIDVAHELGLRVPDDLSVIGFDDVPEATRRALPLTTIQQPMRRLGAVAADMVFTLLSGQEVDEMHVILPTRLVVRATTAPPR
- a CDS encoding ABC transporter substrate-binding protein — its product is MNSRRLPLASAVAALAVGALALSGCTADSSGTDGGDTSMTLWHNSTTGPGVEFWEQTVADFESDNPGVTIDIQSVQNEDLDGKLQTALNSGDAPDIFLQRGGGKMAAMVKAGQLKDLTDAIAGPAAEEIPDASYSANSLDGKIYAMPVAVLPGGLFYSQDLFDQAGITENPTTLDELEAATVALKGAGIDPIALGAKDAWPAAHWYYWFALRECSSDTLAKAADEMDFTDECWVRAGEDLQSFAETEPFNSGFLTTPAQQGAGSSAGLIANHQAAMELMGAWNPGVIGSLTPDQQPLADLGWFPFPEIDGGDGEPGSMMGGVDGYSCSVDAPDACVDFLNYIGTSDVQTAYYKAFNAPPVNTVAQEAVTEPYLQTILEAYNAAPYATQWLDTVYGQNVGNALNVAVVDLLAGNSDAEDLVKAVQDAAAKA
- a CDS encoding carbohydrate ABC transporter permease codes for the protein MPQRKRDTRARLEVMLLAGPALLVFLAFVIFPVLMAAYYGFFSWQGYGPPTEFVGLKNYLTILQDPLFHDALAHNGFILVFSLVLQGPVAIVLALLLNRKMRGQSLIRVLIFVPYVISEVVVGTGWSLMLQTNGALNAMLTNMGLGFLATDWLSDPGIAIWTLMAIITWKYVGFAVILFLAGLQGIPEELNEAAAIDGASYWQIQWRITLPLLAPTLRIWAFLSIIGSLQLFDLVYIIWGQYIASTAGTSTMATYMVSEGRNAGNYGYGNAVAVVLFLISLVVALIYQRAVLRKDTDGALTGASGRKKDSRSRARQDAALQHAGAEADAAADATTQKESVR
- a CDS encoding carbohydrate ABC transporter permease is translated as MTATSVLVTQRKARTGRTAKPRLPWANPAVYFVALIAVGLMLAPIAYIITGGFRTNAQITTDPSGFPQPWVVSNYLDVLTGSVFWRLVGNSTIVALATTVGTVALGLMAAYVLARYRFAGRGVLYAFFAAGLMFPLTVAITPLYIVVRSLGLMNSLGGVILPQIAFALPTTIIILVPFLRAIPDEIQEAAFIDGCSRIGFFWRMVLPLSLPGVITTGILAFIGSWNGYLLPLFILNDQAAYTLPLGVQSFASQYSVDTAKVLAFTSLSMIPALIFFSLFERRIVGGLTGAVKG
- a CDS encoding beta-glucosidase; its protein translation is MMLQPAGSAPHSPRVEALLARMTLEEKQAQLVGFWVDQGVEVVAPMSGEKKSSTRYEDASAHGIGHLTRVYGTRPVDPVERAAWLWTEQRRLQQQTRLGIPALVHEECLTGLAAWKAATFPTPLAWGAAFDPELVEEVGRAIGSSMRSLGIHQGLAPVLDVIRDPRWGRVDECIAEDPLVVGRVGTAYVRGLQSEGVHATLKHFIGYSASKAGRNHAPVSAGLREIEDVLLPPFEMAIHEGGARSVMNSYVDIDGVPVTADARYLTGILRDRWGFDGVVVSDYFAVDFLHSMHRAAADSADAARLALTAGIDVELPSPDAFATLAEQVRDGRLPAEILDRAVGRVLAQKEELGLLDADFTTPPTAVDLDPAEHRALARRLAEESIVLLSNDGALPLAPTTTSRIAVVGPNADSAEALMGCYSFVNHVLAHHPDTPAGIDLPTVTASLRHEFPAAEITSTIGCEVDGSDRSGIPAAVEAAAAADVAIVVVGDRAGLFGRGTVGEGNDVDDLELPGIQRELVEAVVATGTPVILIAMTGRPYVLDWALPARAGAAGTMTGLGAVDASASANAVSAGIPAAVLQTFFPGEEGGPALARLLSGRVAPSGRLPVSLPRSAGAQPYSYLHPVLGGRTDVTSADSTPVRPFGFGLSYTTFAHDALTVPESVAAGETFRVTVRVRNTGAVAATDVVQLYAHDEVGSVTRPLAQLLDFRRVALAPGADALVEFDVPIDRLALTGLDGVKRVEPGAIRLWVGAACDDEETVARLEIV